The following coding sequences are from one Deferrivibrio essentukiensis window:
- a CDS encoding TVP38/TMEM64 family protein: MKKYLKLLLATLIILLLVFAGKYYGLSEKFGDFREWVASKGALGPIIFMGVYALATVMAIPGSALTIMAGAIFGSIVGVVTVIFGATIGASLCFLISRYFARDFVVSLLSKSEKFKKLDDMTEKNGAIIVAITRLVPLFPFNLLNYGFGLTKVPFMTYVFWSFICMLPGTVLYVVGTDAVTTAIREGKIPWVLVAVVLLIFAILFLLVKKAKSKIKE, translated from the coding sequence ATGAAAAAATATCTAAAGCTACTGCTTGCCACACTGATTATTTTATTGCTTGTTTTTGCCGGTAAATATTATGGGCTTTCAGAAAAGTTTGGTGATTTTAGAGAGTGGGTTGCCTCAAAAGGAGCTTTAGGACCTATTATTTTTATGGGAGTTTATGCCTTAGCAACAGTGATGGCAATCCCGGGTTCTGCGTTGACCATAATGGCAGGAGCGATTTTTGGCTCGATTGTAGGGGTTGTGACGGTTATATTTGGAGCAACCATTGGCGCATCGCTGTGCTTTCTGATTTCAAGATATTTTGCAAGGGATTTTGTAGTATCACTTTTGTCAAAAAGTGAAAAGTTTAAAAAATTAGATGATATGACTGAGAAAAATGGAGCAATAATTGTAGCTATTACAAGGCTTGTTCCGCTTTTCCCTTTTAATCTCCTTAACTATGGTTTCGGACTTACAAAAGTACCTTTTATGACGTACGTCTTTTGGTCTTTTATATGTATGCTGCCCGGGACAGTCCTTTATGTAGTTGGGACGGATGCTGTAACTACTGCAATCAGGGAAGGTAAAATCCCCTGGGTGCTTGTAGCTGTGGTATTACTGATATTTGCAATCCTATTTTTGCTTGTCAAAAAAGCAAAGAGTAAAATTAAGGAATAA
- a CDS encoding ABC transporter ATP-binding protein: MLSTENLNKFYYNGKIETHVLKDLTLEIDAGEFVAILGKSGSGKSTLLNILSTLMKADSGKICYNDINYFDVKEKELNKLRNEEFSVIFQFHYLIPYLTALENVLLPCSKSFTPVKKEDIEYAKECLDKVGLNGKYDRLPNQLSGGEQQRVAIARALIKKPKVIFADEPTGNLDAENSMIVANIFKQLNNEGYTILMVTHDKSMADFAERIITMKDGQIVN; the protein is encoded by the coding sequence ATGTTAAGTACAGAAAATCTAAATAAATTTTACTATAACGGAAAAATTGAAACACATGTCTTAAAAGATTTGACCCTTGAAATTGATGCGGGGGAATTTGTAGCCATTTTAGGTAAATCCGGCTCAGGCAAAAGTACACTATTAAACATCCTGTCAACACTTATGAAAGCTGATTCTGGCAAAATATGTTATAATGACATTAACTACTTCGATGTAAAGGAAAAAGAGTTGAACAAACTGAGAAATGAGGAATTTTCTGTTATCTTTCAGTTTCACTATCTTATCCCATATCTGACTGCACTTGAAAATGTACTTTTACCTTGCTCAAAAAGTTTTACACCGGTAAAAAAAGAAGATATTGAGTATGCAAAAGAGTGTCTTGACAAAGTAGGCTTGAACGGAAAGTACGACAGACTGCCAAATCAGCTTTCGGGTGGTGAGCAGCAAAGAGTGGCAATAGCAAGGGCGCTTATAAAAAAGCCAAAGGTGATTTTTGCTGACGAACCTACAGGGAACCTTGATGCTGAAAACAGTATGATTGTAGCAAATATTTTCAAGCAACTTAACAATGAAGGTTACACTATATTGATGGTAACACACGATAAAAGTATGGCTGACTTTGCAGAAAGGATAATTACAATGAAGGATGGGCAGATTGTCAATTAA
- a CDS encoding methyltransferase domain-containing protein translates to MQEILNEKHRLKDYSWNFTENGEMRAYVKPAKLKELWFHTGTICNLRCPFCFEGSSPNNNRIEQLTLSDIKPFIEEALEIGVERFSFTGGEPFVNKEFIKILDYALNFKDCLVLTNATEPLLKNLDKIKSFVNKPYKLTFRISLDSYDEALHDKNRGADKFRLSLELLKKLHEIGFNVSVACQSAANESTSHINENFVKLFNQSGLLETMEIVSFVDLKRPNAEVKVPEITKAQLYSTKSDEEIENLMCSYSKMVLKKDGKVSVYACTLVDDDEQYDLGSTLKEAMQAKVSLKHHRCFICYSDGVLCSQLSSKIAKKQREEGMITKEAAVNKDDIKEYYGKVLKTKYDLKTSACCSTESVPDYVKSILLDIEEEILDKFYGCGSPIPLAVEGCTVIDLGCGTGRDAYILSKLVGENGRVIGIDMTDEQLDVAKKYIDVMTEKFGFKKPNIEFKKGYIEELDKLGIEDNSVDIVISNCVVNLSFDKSKLLKEIFRVLKPGGELYFSDVFASRRIPEELKTDPVLIGECIAGAFYIEDFRRAVTKLGYPDVRVVSSREIEITNQEIKQKVGLAKLYSQTVRVFKIDDLEDKCEDYGQVATYLGTITEEPNSFILDDHHIFEKGKPMLVCGNTASMLSQTRYAKHFKVFGDRSIHYGLFDCGDDKQNNDEPKNACGC, encoded by the coding sequence ATGCAGGAAATTTTAAATGAGAAACATCGCTTAAAAGACTATAGCTGGAATTTTACTGAAAATGGGGAGATGAGGGCATACGTAAAACCGGCTAAGTTAAAAGAGCTCTGGTTTCACACGGGAACAATTTGTAATTTGAGGTGTCCATTTTGCTTTGAAGGCTCATCACCCAACAACAACAGGATAGAGCAGCTGACACTTTCTGATATTAAACCTTTTATAGAGGAAGCGTTGGAGATAGGTGTAGAAAGGTTTTCTTTTACCGGTGGTGAACCTTTTGTAAATAAAGAGTTTATTAAGATACTTGACTATGCGCTTAATTTCAAGGATTGTCTGGTTTTGACAAATGCTACTGAACCACTACTTAAAAATTTAGACAAGATTAAATCTTTTGTCAACAAACCTTATAAATTAACTTTTAGAATAAGCCTTGATTCTTATGACGAGGCACTGCACGATAAAAATAGGGGGGCTGATAAATTCAGGCTTTCTCTTGAATTATTGAAAAAATTGCATGAAATTGGCTTTAACGTATCAGTTGCCTGTCAGTCTGCAGCAAATGAATCTACTTCGCATATAAATGAAAACTTTGTGAAACTTTTTAATCAGTCAGGACTACTTGAAACAATGGAAATTGTATCTTTTGTGGATTTAAAGCGACCAAATGCTGAAGTAAAAGTACCTGAAATAACAAAAGCCCAGCTTTATTCCACCAAAAGTGATGAAGAGATAGAAAATTTAATGTGTAGTTACAGCAAAATGGTTTTGAAAAAAGATGGTAAAGTAAGTGTCTATGCATGCACTTTGGTAGATGATGACGAACAATATGATTTGGGCAGCACACTTAAAGAGGCAATGCAGGCAAAAGTATCTCTTAAGCATCATAGATGTTTTATATGCTATTCTGATGGGGTGTTGTGTAGTCAATTAAGCAGTAAAATAGCCAAAAAGCAAAGAGAGGAAGGTATGATTACGAAAGAAGCAGCTGTGAATAAAGATGATATAAAAGAGTACTATGGTAAGGTTTTAAAGACAAAATATGATTTAAAAACATCAGCTTGTTGCTCTACCGAGTCGGTTCCTGACTATGTAAAAAGTATACTTTTGGATATTGAAGAGGAGATTTTGGATAAATTTTATGGGTGTGGCTCTCCGATTCCTCTGGCAGTAGAAGGTTGCACAGTAATTGACCTTGGTTGTGGCACAGGAAGAGACGCATATATTCTTTCTAAACTTGTGGGCGAAAATGGCAGAGTAATCGGCATTGATATGACTGATGAGCAGCTTGATGTGGCTAAAAAATATATAGATGTAATGACTGAAAAATTTGGTTTTAAAAAACCTAATATCGAGTTTAAAAAAGGTTATATTGAAGAGCTTGATAAATTAGGTATAGAGGATAATTCAGTAGATATAGTGATATCAAATTGTGTGGTAAACCTTTCCTTTGATAAATCAAAACTTCTAAAAGAAATTTTTAGGGTTTTAAAACCAGGCGGTGAACTCTATTTCTCTGATGTGTTTGCGTCAAGAAGAATCCCTGAAGAATTAAAAACAGACCCTGTGCTTATAGGAGAATGTATAGCTGGAGCTTTTTATATTGAAGATTTCAGAAGAGCTGTAACAAAGCTTGGCTATCCTGACGTAAGAGTTGTTTCATCGAGAGAGATAGAAATAACAAATCAAGAAATAAAGCAAAAGGTAGGATTGGCAAAACTTTATTCCCAAACAGTAAGGGTATTTAAAATAGATGATTTAGAAGATAAATGTGAAGATTATGGGCAGGTTGCCACTTATCTCGGCACAATAACAGAAGAGCCTAATTCTTTTATTTTAGATGACCATCATATATTTGAAAAAGGCAAACCAATGCTAGTATGTGGCAATACAGCATCAATGCTATCTCAAACAAGATACGCAAAACATTTTAAAGTGTTTGGTGACCGTTCAATCCATTATGGGCTATTTGATTGTGGTGATGATAAACAAAATAATGATGAACCGAAAAATGCCTGTGGTTGTTAA
- a CDS encoding ABC transporter permease, translating into MNIFTIPFKNLKVKFFKTAILIFVFAIGITSSVALNKVSSTVSEALEEKMNKFGANILVYPKTDEINISYGGVQLGNLSYEVKYLPETDVVEKIRNIEFNKNISAVAPKLVKAAKLEDKLVGVVGIVPQEEIKIKSYWNISGKMIERGDEVIIGSNIAKKLNKNMGDKIQLYDSNFTISGVIESTGSEEDNLIFANLHQLQNLTGETNKINFVEVSALCAGCPIEDIVNQIKVAIPDSEINAVQKLVKQRMSAVHFVEKLAAILSGVIIFIACFMLAIFMLSSVTERKKEIGILRAVGYSKSNIFIIFITEALLIGIMSGLVGYTSGYFLSFKILDILHIEAGKITFSFLESVLVVIAVGLIAIISSSLPAAKAAKITPSEALIAL; encoded by the coding sequence ATGAATATTTTTACGATTCCGTTTAAAAACCTGAAGGTAAAGTTTTTTAAAACAGCTATTTTAATATTCGTATTTGCAATAGGCATTACTTCTTCTGTCGCACTTAACAAAGTCTCTTCCACAGTTTCAGAAGCTCTGGAAGAAAAGATGAATAAATTTGGTGCGAACATACTTGTGTACCCGAAAACGGATGAGATAAATATTTCTTACGGCGGGGTACAGCTTGGAAATTTGTCTTACGAGGTTAAATACCTTCCTGAAACTGATGTTGTAGAAAAAATAAGAAACATTGAGTTTAATAAAAACATAAGTGCTGTAGCTCCAAAACTAGTAAAAGCAGCTAAATTAGAAGATAAATTGGTAGGCGTAGTTGGTATCGTCCCACAAGAAGAGATAAAAATAAAAAGCTACTGGAATATTTCAGGAAAAATGATTGAAAGGGGAGATGAAGTAATTATAGGTTCAAATATTGCCAAAAAACTTAATAAAAATATGGGTGATAAAATACAGCTTTATGACAGCAATTTTACAATCTCAGGTGTAATTGAAAGTACCGGTTCTGAAGAGGATAATCTTATTTTTGCTAACCTGCACCAATTGCAAAACCTCACAGGTGAAACCAATAAAATTAACTTTGTCGAAGTATCAGCGCTTTGTGCAGGGTGTCCTATTGAAGACATAGTCAATCAAATTAAAGTCGCCATTCCAGATTCAGAAATCAATGCCGTCCAGAAACTTGTAAAACAAAGAATGTCCGCAGTACACTTTGTTGAAAAACTCGCTGCTATTTTAAGTGGAGTAATTATTTTTATTGCATGCTTTATGCTTGCTATATTTATGCTCTCTTCCGTTACAGAAAGGAAAAAAGAGATCGGCATATTAAGAGCGGTGGGATATTCCAAGTCAAATATATTTATAATTTTTATTACCGAGGCTCTCTTAATAGGTATAATGTCAGGTCTGGTTGGTTATACAAGCGGATATTTTTTAAGTTTCAAAATACTTGATATTCTGCACATTGAAGCTGGAAAAATAACATTCAGTTTCCTGGAAAGTGTCCTGGTTGTTATTGCTGTTGGCTTAATTGCCATAATCTCATCAAGTCTACCAGCAGCAAAAGCAGCAAAAATAACTCCGTCTGAAGCACTTATTGCATTATAA
- a CDS encoding mercuric reductase encodes MSSLNLSPKDIYNEKLLSNVHPKDWVNPEPEPIYNLVVLGAGTAGLISAIITASLGGKVALVEKDLMGGDCLNVGCVPSKSIIKSARVAHIIKNAEKYGFENHTFSSLDFEKIMERMRKIRADISHNDSVKRYSELGVNVFLGKGHFVGDNSIEVDGKILKFKKAVIATGARAVAPNIPGLKESGYLTNENIFNLQKLPGHLLVIGGGPIGCELAQSFKRFGAKVTIVQHSRILPREDIEAASIIEDVLKNDGVEILTNSKVAEVKLLENGKKLVTVQTVDGSSSKNIEIDEILAAAGRAPNVEGLNLDMVNVDYDLREGVKVNDYLQTTNKNIYAAGDCCMKWKFTHAADAAAQIVIQNALFKGRKRLSSLVMPWCTYTDPEVAHVGMYKEEAVSQGIEVEHFKFDMNENDRAQADGETIGFVKVMVKKGTDKILGATIVAAHAGEMINEFTIAIVNNIGLGKLANVIHPYPTQSEAIKRVSGLYNKSRLTPRVAKILKWWFKFQRR; translated from the coding sequence ATGAGCAGCCTTAATCTATCACCAAAAGATATTTATAATGAAAAACTTTTGAGCAATGTTCATCCAAAAGACTGGGTGAATCCTGAACCTGAGCCAATTTATAATCTTGTTGTTTTGGGTGCTGGTACTGCGGGGCTTATAAGTGCGATAATAACTGCCTCATTGGGCGGGAAAGTGGCTCTTGTGGAAAAAGATTTGATGGGCGGCGATTGTCTGAATGTTGGCTGTGTCCCTTCAAAAAGTATTATTAAATCAGCAAGGGTGGCACATATAATAAAAAATGCCGAAAAGTATGGTTTTGAAAACCATACTTTCTCAAGTTTAGATTTTGAAAAAATAATGGAAAGGATGAGAAAGATAAGGGCAGACATAAGCCATAACGATTCTGTAAAAAGGTATTCTGAGCTTGGCGTAAATGTATTTTTAGGAAAAGGGCACTTTGTCGGAGATAATTCAATTGAAGTTGATGGAAAGATTTTAAAATTTAAAAAAGCCGTTATCGCCACAGGGGCAAGAGCTGTAGCTCCAAATATACCGGGGTTAAAAGAAAGTGGGTATCTGACAAACGAAAATATTTTTAATCTTCAAAAACTTCCCGGACATCTTCTTGTAATTGGTGGAGGCCCTATCGGATGTGAGCTTGCTCAATCTTTTAAAAGATTTGGAGCAAAAGTGACAATTGTTCAACATTCAAGAATTTTACCAAGAGAGGATATTGAAGCAGCATCAATAATAGAAGATGTTTTAAAAAATGATGGCGTTGAGATTTTAACTAACTCAAAAGTAGCTGAAGTAAAACTATTAGAAAACGGTAAAAAGTTAGTCACTGTTCAAACTGTAGATGGAAGTAGCTCAAAAAATATTGAAATTGATGAAATCCTTGCTGCTGCGGGGAGAGCTCCAAATGTGGAAGGGCTGAATCTTGATATGGTTAATGTGGATTATGATTTAAGGGAAGGGGTTAAGGTTAACGATTATTTACAAACTACAAATAAAAATATTTATGCTGCAGGGGATTGTTGTATGAAATGGAAATTTACTCATGCGGCAGATGCAGCAGCTCAGATTGTGATACAAAATGCCCTTTTTAAAGGGAGAAAACGTTTAAGCTCTCTTGTTATGCCCTGGTGCACTTATACTGACCCTGAAGTTGCTCATGTGGGAATGTATAAAGAAGAGGCTGTAAGTCAAGGGATTGAGGTTGAGCATTTCAAATTTGATATGAATGAAAATGACAGGGCTCAGGCTGACGGAGAAACAATAGGTTTTGTTAAGGTAATGGTCAAAAAAGGGACTGACAAAATTTTAGGGGCAACTATTGTTGCAGCACATGCAGGTGAAATGATTAATGAATTTACTATCGCAATTGTTAATAATATCGGACTTGGAAAGCTTGCAAATGTAATACACCCTTATCCTACTCAGAGTGAAGCTATAAAACGTGTGTCAGGTCTATATAATAAAAGTAGACTTACACCAAGAGTTGCAAAGATTTTAAAATGGTGGTTTAAGTTTCAAAGAAGATGA
- a CDS encoding DUF2318 domain-containing protein, whose translation MKKLFLGLIALIFLAGCQSGKYEKVKAENGIVKIPVSKVSDGNIHYYEYDNNGKPVKFFVLQSNDRTIRAAFDACDVCYPEKKGYRQEGDFVICNNCGQRFHESKINVQKGGCNPAPLNRSVNGSFLEIQVADIKKGSFYF comes from the coding sequence ATGAAAAAACTTTTTTTAGGACTAATTGCTTTAATTTTTCTTGCAGGTTGCCAGAGTGGCAAATATGAAAAAGTAAAAGCGGAAAATGGAATCGTTAAAATACCCGTTTCCAAAGTAAGTGACGGTAATATTCACTACTATGAATATGATAACAATGGCAAACCTGTTAAATTTTTTGTATTGCAAAGCAATGACAGGACCATAAGAGCAGCTTTTGATGCTTGCGACGTATGCTATCCGGAAAAAAAAGGGTATCGTCAGGAAGGTGATTTTGTAATTTGTAATAATTGCGGGCAAAGATTTCACGAATCAAAGATAAATGTGCAAAAAGGTGGTTGCAATCCAGCACCATTAAACAGAAGTGTAAATGGTAGCTTTCTTGAAATACAAGTTGCCGACATTAAAAAAGGCTCATTCTATTTTTAG
- a CDS encoding DUF547 domain-containing protein, translated as MSVFLIAVNGFSSENSLHQKYDILLKRYVNSGLVDYKSLKKDRYLLDEYLKTLSNVDLNTYNKWDNHAKLAFLINFYNAATLQLIIDNYPVESIKDIGNIFSGPWDKKVVKLFGNKISLDNLEHDIIRKEFNEPRIHFALVCAAKGCPPLRFEAYTGEKLDAQLTEQVQEYLQSNYGMVVDYEKNTVFLSSIFKWYSEDFNSIDDFIKKYSLIDIKNFNKKWIKYDWSLNEK; from the coding sequence TTGAGTGTATTCTTGATTGCAGTAAATGGGTTTTCATCGGAAAATAGTTTGCACCAAAAATACGATATTTTGCTCAAAAGATATGTCAATAGTGGATTGGTAGATTATAAAAGTTTGAAAAAAGATAGATACTTGCTTGATGAATATCTAAAAACGCTCTCTAATGTTGATTTGAATACATACAATAAATGGGACAACCACGCAAAACTTGCCTTTTTGATTAACTTTTACAATGCTGCAACCTTACAGTTAATCATTGATAATTACCCGGTGGAATCGATAAAGGATATCGGTAATATTTTTAGCGGTCCATGGGATAAAAAGGTTGTCAAACTGTTTGGTAATAAAATTTCTCTTGATAACCTTGAGCACGATATTATTCGAAAAGAGTTTAATGAACCACGAATTCATTTTGCCCTTGTATGTGCTGCAAAAGGGTGTCCCCCGCTTCGCTTCGAAGCCTATACAGGGGAGAAGCTTGATGCACAGCTTACTGAGCAAGTACAAGAATATTTACAGTCAAACTATGGAATGGTGGTGGACTATGAAAAAAATACGGTATTTTTGTCCTCAATATTTAAATGGTACAGTGAAGATTTTAACTCGATAGATGATTTTATTAAAAAATATTCTTTAATAGATATAAAAAATTTTAATAAAAAATGGATAAAGTATGACTGGAGCTTAAATGAGAAGTAA